Genomic window (Dictyoglomus thermophilum H-6-12):
CTATTACTAAAACTTTCTTATATTTCTCCAATGTAGTTCACCTCACTCATCAAAAAAGTCTATAGTATTCATCAAATATAAACTTAGTATCCCATGGACCTGGAGAAGCCTCTGGATGGAATTGAACCGCCACTAAAGGTAGAGAATTATGTTTTATACCTTCCACAGTATGATCGTTCAAATTATAGTAATTTACCTCAAAGCCAGGGGGTAAAGTTTTTTCATCTATGGCATAACTATGATTTTGGGAAGTTATATAAGTTCTTCTTGTATCCACATGATATACAGGGTGATTAGCTCCTCTATGACCAAACTTTAACTTATAGGTCTTAGCACCAAAACTCAAGGCTATAAGCTGAATACCTAAACAAATTCCAAGAATTGGCTTTTCAAGGGACATGATTCTTCTTATGGTTTCTTGAACATACGGTACATTAGCAGGATCGCCAGGCCCATTGGATAGTACTATTCCATCAGGATTATAATTTTTAATATCTTCAAAGGAAGTCCATGCTGGGAAAATCTTAATTCTAAAATTATATCTCAATAGTTCTCTCACTATACCCATTTTCACTCCAAAATCAAGAAGAGCAAGCTTTTTATCCCCTTCTGGATTTATCTCATAAGGAACAGTAGTAGTAACTCTCCTTACAAGATCAAGATAGCTAAAATCATATTTCAAAAGTTTTTTGGCTAGTACAAAGGCGTCCTTTTCTTTTGTAGAAATAATGGCTTTCATAGTACCAAACTTTCTTATTTCTCTTACTATAGCTCTGGTATCTACTTTGTGAATTCCAACTATCTTGTTCTCAACCAAAAATTCTCTAAGACTTTTCTCGCTATTCCAGTGAAACTTGTAATCATTAAACTCCCTTGCTACAACTCCACTACAATGAATCTTTGAACTTTCAAGTCTTTCTGTATCTACACCGTAATTTCCTATAAGGGGATAAGAAAAAACAATTATTTGATTAGCATAAGAGGGATCCGTCAAGGTCTGAGGATATCCTACCATTCCTGTATTAAAAACAATCTCACCCACCACTTCTCCTTCATATCCAAAACTTTCCCCCACAAAACTATGTCCTGTCTCTAAAACAAGAATAGCTTCTTTTCCTCTCATTATTAACACCTCTTCTGTAAAACATCTTTTATATTTTCTATACCCATTTCAAGCTCTTCTTTGGTTATTATTAGAGGAGGAAGAAGTCTTAAAACATTCTCTCCTGCAGAAAGAACAAGGATACCTATTTCTATCAATTCCTCCTGAATTTCTCTTGCCTTTATACCATTTAGCTCTATACCCCACATAAGACCTCTACCTCTTATCTCCTTAACCGAGTGAAGATTCAAAAGATCTTTTAGTTTTTCTTCCATAAAAAGTCCTTTTTCTCGCACTTCTCTTAAAAATCTTTCATTACCTACAATGTCAAGAACTGCTGTACCTGCAGCACAAGCTATGAGATTTCCTCCCATTGTAGTACCATGAGATCCAGGCCCCATAACTTGAGCAATATCCCTTGAAGTACATACTGCTCCAAGAGGTAATCCTCCCCCAAGAGCCTTTGCTAAAAGTACTATATCTGCTTTAACCTCGTAATACTCTTCAGCGAGAAAATATCCTGTTCTTCCTATACCCGTTTGAATCTCATCAAAAATTAAGAGTATACCCTTTTCTTTAGTAAATTCCCTTACCTGCTTTAGATATTCCTTATTAGCAGGGTTAACTCCCCCTTCTCCTTGTATAGGCTCTAAAATCACAGCACAGGTTTCTTCATCAACGGCATTCTCAAGAGCCGAGATATCGTTATAGGGAACATAAGTGAAACCTGGAACAAGGGG
Coding sequences:
- the carA gene encoding glutamine-hydrolyzing carbamoyl-phosphate synthase small subunit, whose protein sequence is MRGKEAILVLETGHSFVGESFGYEGEVVGEIVFNTGMVGYPQTLTDPSYANQIIVFSYPLIGNYGVDTERLESSKIHCSGVVAREFNDYKFHWNSEKSLREFLVENKIVGIHKVDTRAIVREIRKFGTMKAIISTKEKDAFVLAKKLLKYDFSYLDLVRRVTTTVPYEINPEGDKKLALLDFGVKMGIVRELLRYNFRIKIFPAWTSFEDIKNYNPDGIVLSNGPGDPANVPYVQETIRRIMSLEKPILGICLGIQLIALSFGAKTYKLKFGHRGANHPVYHVDTRRTYITSQNHSYAIDEKTLPPGFEVNYYNLNDHTVEGIKHNSLPLVAVQFHPEASPGPWDTKFIFDEYYRLF
- a CDS encoding aspartate aminotransferase family protein; amino-acid sequence: MKEDRFFPVYKRFKPVFVRGEGIWLFDNQGKRYLDLTSGIGVNALGHSHPEIVRRVKDQIEKLSHVSNLFYNLPQFELLEKLASLTKREAFFLCNSGAEAVEAAIKLSRKYFGGKKWKIISMNNSFHGRTYGALSATGQKKYHEGFEPLVPGFTYVPYNDISALENAVDEETCAVILEPIQGEGGVNPANKEYLKQVREFTKEKGILLIFDEIQTGIGRTGYFLAEEYYEVKADIVLLAKALGGGLPLGAVCTSRDIAQVMGPGSHGTTMGGNLIACAAGTAVLDIVGNERFLREVREKGLFMEEKLKDLLNLHSVKEIRGRGLMWGIELNGIKAREIQEELIEIGILVLSAGENVLRLLPPLIITKEELEMGIENIKDVLQKRC